The following nucleotide sequence is from Trifolium pratense cultivar HEN17-A07 linkage group LG2, ARS_RC_1.1, whole genome shotgun sequence.
GTTTCTTCTCCGCGGTTCTAATTAGAGGCGGCCGAGCACATAGTATCTCAAATAAAACCACACCAAACGAGTACACGTCAGATTTCTCTGTTAAACGCTGTCGTTTATAATACTCAGGATCTAAATACCCAACACTCCCTTTAACAACGGTGCTAACATGGGCCTTAGTAATACCTGTAGGCCCAATTCTCGAAAGCCCAAAATCAGAAACCTTAGCCTTCCATTTCTCATCTAACAGAATATTCGTCGTTTTCACATCACGGTGAATGATCGTGTGTTTTGCACCTGTATGAAGGTAATGTAACCCACGTGCTGCACCTATTGAAATCTGCAATCGTTGTTTCCATGATAAAGCAGGATTCTCCGTGTTGTAGAGATGATCACGTAAAGTTCCACGTTCCATGTAATCATAAACAATGATCATTTCATTATTCTCGTTGCAGTAACCGATTAAAGAAACGAGGTGAAGGTGACGAAGCTTCGAGAGCATGTCAATCTCGTTGATGAACTCATTTTCACCTTGTTGTGAACCCGGTTTAAGTCTCTTAATCGCAACCGGTGTGGCACCATTGTCGATGTAGCCTTTGTACACGTGGCCGAATCCTCCTACACCAACAATGAAAAGTTCATCAAAGTTGTTCGTGGCAGCACGTATCTCTAGGAGAGAAAAACTACGACAGAGATCTGACGGCAGTGAGTTTTGTGTGTTGCTTGATTTCGTTGTTGAAAATGAAAGTGGACCCCACTTCGATGTCGCAGAAGACTTTGATACTTTTGTTGTTGTAGCCATTTCCCCTTTGGTTTTCCTTTTACTTCTAAAAACGAAGAAAACGACAATGAAAACTAAGATGACGCCAAATACAGCTCCCAAAACGACACCAACTAGTGTCGTTCCACTTatgcttttctttttattttgaccTGCATTCGGGTTATTTGGATTCTGAATCGGATCTGGGTTGGGTCCAGCTAGATTCTTCAAACTGTAATCACTGATCTTGAAAATTTCAAGTCCATTTAAAAATGGATCACTGTATACAGTTTCTCGTGTATTATTACTAAGAGGATGCATTTGAAGAGAGAGGTTAACTTTTTTGTTACCGTTGTTATTACTCTTTGGAATTGAAATGGCGTAGTTTCGTTGCACAGCAACTCCTTTTTTATTTAGGGTCCATTTCATAACATCAGCTTGTTGTTCCGCCACGTTTCCTTGTAAATAGATGGTAAACACTCTATCACCCGTGTTAGTTATGTCGGGGTCGAGTTCACAGAAGTGGAGCCTGATCAAGTAATAGAATCCATAATCAACAGGGAATACCCAAGTCAGGTTTAAGAGTTGGTTGAGAGTGGAATTTGTGCCTAAGTCACGTGATGATTTGAAGAGTTCTTTTGGTGCCACGTAATCGGGGGTTACAGTGATATTACTCGTACGTGTTACATCTCCTGAGACGAAGTCACGTGCTGTTGGAGTTTTTAAATAGTCTGTGTCATTGGTGTTCCAGCTTCTGAGCATGCCTGTGTCTTGAATGTCTGGTGCGTTTGGTTGCACTCCAACTTTGATCCTGTAATCTGCAATGATGTTACCATAAATTaagaatgtgttttttttttaatacattataTTTGATAGAATTAGTATGATTTTTTAGAAatgcaaaaacaaaacaaaacaatgcaACAAATTGTTTACATAATGGCATTAGGTATGTACTTCTAACTGCATCAaagttaaatttaaattatggtTACCAAGATGGTGATAGTATTGGTGTTGCAAGAGTCGGTAACATATATGTTCGGTTTTTGGAGTTATTTATTTAGGAGACAGTTTAATATCATCAAGAATTGTTTCTATCCAGAATCGAACTCGGCTTCCTCCGAACAATTTGTCCTAGGAAGAGCTCGTTAAACACTTAAACCTAATGTCTTGGTTAGTCTATAATTGTTCTTACCATACCAATAGTATAACCAGAATCTGATATAAAACTTGTTTAAAATTCTTTTAAGTGAGACACTAAGAACTAACCATTCATCCACTTAATTGAGGAATCCATAACCCTGACTTTATTATAGGATCAATATTcaattataaaatttggaaGATACACACATTCCCCCAATAGGATATTTGTTAACTTGAAGTTGACTAAAAAACATAGCTGAATGCTTTCACTATTACTCCGTGGCGGAGccagaaaatttataaagtctgggcaaaatctcaattttgcaCTGAAAAAACTCAGTTTTGAACAAAAATATCTCCGTTTTGCCTTAAACTAACCCCTAAGAATCTCAATTTTGTCCAAAACTATCCcctcaaatatcaatttttttataccaGAGCCTGGGTAAGAGTCCGGGATGGCCGAACTGTAGATCCGCCCATATTAATCATCTATTGTATTTTATTAACCACGAATTTGAGCGTAAATATCAAATTACCAGCAATTTACAAGTATCCAAATTTATAAATACTAGTTggaacatttttctaaaaaaacttGATATCTAGCATAAAGACGGACTAATTTGAGGATCTAATACTACTGTCCCTGCATGGACTAAACCACCAAAATTGGCACCAGACAGAATCAAATCCAAGACTTTGAAAAGAGCATATTTCAAGGTCGCAAGCTAACACTACTGCGCCAAAGTAAAAAGAGACTAGTATAAAGACTATAAGTTAACATGAATGTTACCTGTTTCTAGTGCAACGGTTGTTGGAATAGTATATGCAGGTGTGATAGTGGTCCCCACAAGTGAAATTCCAGGATCAGTGGGTGCTGTATAATAGAGATCACTAGGCATAGATAAGACTTCAATTCCATTAATGAAAGCATAGTTATTAGAATTTCCAGTACTTGGAATGAAACTCAAATCAAGCCTTTGATCATCACCAACGTTAATAACATATTCTTTCAATAAAGTATCAACACCTTCGACATCAGCGTTTAATGAAGCATTAAAATCCTTAAGAAGTGTGAAACCGTTGGAAATAACAGTGAAAGAAGCGTCGTGACGGTTAAAACCGTTGGTATAAGTAGAAGGGTAGAAAAAAAGACGGAGGAATTTAGGACCTGTAGTGACGGGAAAAGAGTAGTTGAATATTGTGTGTGATAAACGTGCTGTTGAATATGGGATTTTGTTGGTTGAAgatttttgtgttgttgttgggTTGTTTTGAGATGATGATGACAAAAGTTTTGAGCTTGTGTCTCCTGTCCATATTCTTTGTCCGTCGGTAGAGTTTCCTTCTGTGCCACAACTGAGGGTAAAAAGGTCAATTGGGACGTATGCTTGAAGGCTATGGAGGGAAATGGAAAAGTAGATGAGAGTGGTGATGAAGGTTTTGAAGTTGATTAAtggtttcatttttaatttttttttggtgatgaGAGTGTGTGTGTGGTGTGGAAGTTGAAGGGTGTGTGTGAGTTTGTGGAATAGTGAAAGAGTGAAGAAGGAAGAAGAGTTTGGTTTTGTGATGATGATAAGGATTTTGGGTTGAGAGAGTTGATTTGTGGTGTGTTGAGAACGTAGAGAAAAGGGAAAGTTCTTGGGACTtgctaataaaaaattgaagatgatTGCAATTAGCTCATTAGTATATTTCTTTGACTTGTTCaactttgaaaatgaaaaaaattactactactactttaaatatggttaaataaatttgtcaaaagaaaaatatggttaaataaatttttggttatataaatatatactccctccgtcccaaaatataagactcGGTTGACTACTGCACGTAcgtcaatgcataattttgatcactaatatatttaattgtctatttgtaaaaattataaaaatttgatattttgaaagtactcatcaaaacaaatcaaacaatatctcaTATGTTAATGTTTACATctatatgttattaaaaaaatacggtcaaaataaaatatatgaataatatatttagtcaaagtggctcttatatatatatatatatatatatatatatatatatatatatatatatatatatatatatatatatatatattaggacggaggaagtagtttttaatctttttaaatttttttcttcaaaccaTATATGCTCATGTGGCACCAAATAGATTGAGAGTCTCAAAGTGAAATGAAGAATATctttattataacaaaaaatttactttttagttttacagaatgtttgatatatttagtttaaatacttcaaatatgaatttaaaaattaaataattttaaaatttaatataaagtaaatatcaatatcaatatgaatttaaaaattaaaataagttttgttaatttctttGACTTGTTCAACTTTGAAAAGTAGAACCATGGTGCTAtgaatgagacacaagaaagcaAAAGGTCAATGTTTTTGCTCCGTATGTATTATGATATGAATAAACAACTTGCAAGtaatatttcaaatattttattttctttacaaATGAATGagaagaacaaaataaaaaaacatttgatgTGATTTGGGCTTTGACGTATTGTGAAAATAGCAAGCTGTCATTAGTATACTTGTTAAgaatatttgaattttcttttttttttttgggttgatgaatatttgaattttctattctctttaaaaatgaattaccgtttaacattattaatttattatttatactttaCCATATCCTTCTTTTGTGAGAAAATAGGAACAGAGCAGACATGGTTTTGAGTCTAAGTGAGGATAAATGTCACAAGCAATAATACAAATACAAAATTCTAATCACTTCCCACAAATATGCATTAATGAAATATTttctccatttttattttttttttattgtcaagtagcctaatggcAAGACTCACatatttaaatgtggagaaacgTGGAAtccgggattcgaaccccgaccactccaataatatctctagtagctaccatttgagctcTCTATTTAgacattttcaaatttcaaaccaaaGAATCGACTCTAAAACTTATTTTGGTCCAGCTGCATAGATATAGGGAATATACAACTAATATAAATGGTTGATACATATGATATTTGATAATCTCTAAACTTAAAATTAGAATGATAAAGCGGTAGAAGTCACGGTGCTTAGATTTTGGTTAGTTATATAgtttattgttgttgatgattgaACCTTGTTAAAAGAGATGGTGATATCTACACGCTTTCTCATGGCCAAATCAAAAAGCATTGTAAAATAGGGGTATTAGGACAGGATGTTGCATACCTTAAGCAGTCTTCTGATCGActttatataagaaaagaatTATGCTTGTAAAGATCTAGAATATTCATCTGTCCCATGTGAATATGGGATTGTGACAGGTGTTGTCTAATGGCACGATAATTATACCAGATGGTCCACATGTCCCTACTGAGCGGTATTCATCTGTAATCAAGATGTCATAATCATATAGTCTGCTTTATTTATTCATGATTCCGATGACCTGATTAACACGCGGATGGACTCTTACGAAACAGTACGTCAGTTTGTAATATTAGGATATTGAGTTTgtaatattagaaaaattacaGCACAACTAGACGCAGAGTAGGAACTCCATTAACATCAGCAAAAAGCATGTGACTACTTTGACTCAGACATATATCAATTAAACGCCAAGGAATTTCACTAACGCACTCCATATTTCCTAAAACATTTGCACAACAATTAACTTTACAGTAGAAATGACAAAAACTTCAACTTCCCAACCCAActcaattaatttttgaattttataatttaaccaCCATCTCACTacacttttaattttgattagatagaTTTTAAGTTAACTAGTTTTGATTAAAAGTttgtttgataattttttttttaagatttaaagTACATCTggctaatttaattttttttttaagatttaaagTACATttggctaattttttttttatgatttaacGTACATTTTTGTTTGATAATTTAATGCGTTGACGTCATACTTTTGTCTTGTAATATTTATCTTCTTACTATCTTTGAATTCTTGTGGTGTGCCAATCATACTTTTGTTCCAAAAAAAACTTACAATAAGAATAACTGAATATTTTTTGTGGACGTACTTTATCATTTCGTGAGTACGTAGAACATTTCTACAactttgtttgtcaaaaaaaacaatCGCAACTTTTAAGTCAAGCAGCTTTATGTTTACTATGGAAATGAAGATCGAATATAAAATTTTTAGCAtactatttaaatattttattattagacTAAATTTAGTAGCTTAAGTCCAATAGTTGTATAAATAGttctagaattttttttaaaaataaaataaacttgaTTCATTTGAATGTtaaaataacaatatataattaagaGATGAAGATAATTAGATACTCACTataaatacatataaaattttcaCAAATAATATAGCgttaacaaatttaaattttaacatgCACACTAAATTCTTTAATATATGACCAAATGTAAGTCGTAATTCAAGATCAACTGTTTTTAATGTCATTCAACTCcggataaaatatattttcatattttcgTACAAAAAATCGACTACATATGGTCTTTAAGATGACCAATTATGTCACATATTGTGAGAAAATTGATCTTAGTGATAGCCACCATAAATTTCTTACTCAAAGTATACTACATATCCAGATTTGTATATCATTGGTTAAACTTGTGGTGAGTCCAAATTGATTTGTCactttaaacaaaacaaacaccgcactaagatggaaaaataaaaaaataaaaaacatctcacaaaacaacaaaacaaaataaagatgCACTTAAGCaacaaaattgataaaaaaatgagtGTTACTAAGAATATTAGAAAAAGACTCAAAATCACTCCTCCCTGTTCTAGGAATTTCGTGACAAATGATATGTGGGCTTGGTATTGAAGGAAACTTTGAGTTTTTAGGCCAATTCTACAAGATAGAGTAGTACACTCACATACAAAGATTTGtggaatttttttattctacccctacatttatctctttacctcatattttttttctacttaaGTCAAAAGCATGCAGCTCATATGCCACATATAATGCCCACTCTATTCACTTCTTGCTTAAGATAACGTGCAATGGaagttattatcaaaatatCTTTATAGGATCAATCTCATCATTTAAACCATCTTATTAGTGATGATCATAAGagataaatgtaattttaacataccagcacaTTTTTGATGCAGttttaacataccaacacacttttaacataccagcacTTTAATTAACATATCAGCACACTTTTAACATACATGCACATTTTAATTAACACACCAGCACACTTTTAACATATCTGCACACTTTAAATAACATACCAACACATttttaacataccaacacactTTAATATAAGGGTAGAATGAGAATATGTTAAAATATGATGGggtaaaaagataaatataggggtagaaaaaaaaattcagaatttGTGCAATCATGCATGATGTATCCCATTACTCAGCAAAGTATGTTTTAGTttagttaataataattaagtttGGTTGAAGAAACTCATATCCTATGAGTAGGAATTGTATTGCTTATGACTTGTTTACTACTTCTATAGGTTGAATAGACTATAGttttttactgtaaaaaaataaaatcgatGTTAGTATCTGATGCTATTCAATTTGAGTAGAGACCATGCTTCAAATTTAGAGAGAAAATTTAGGACtacaaaggaacttcagtacatTTTTCATAGATTCTAATCATGAGACAATATGATGCTTATATAAGTTAGTACATACTCATAGTAAGACTTAGACAACTACAATAACTACACAATATCATTGCTCAGTAAATAACAAACTAATACTGTAGAATATAATATGCTTAAAATATTATCCgcataaaatagaaatttaacacAGATAAAGGTAAGACTCTTTAAAAAAGAACACGGATAAATGTAAGACaaatttaagatgtaacaccaTGTTTTCATATAAGTGCTAATAACActtaaattcataaaatttgACAAACTTTTGAAACTTGACCTCTTCCAAACTTCAATTCAATTATTAAATCTATTtttaagaatgaaaaaaaaatgaaattgaaccAACAAGAGtgttaaatttagttttttttagaaagaaaaaaagaaattgaaccAACATGAGTGATGGGCCTAAAACAAGGGCCTGAATGAGccttctctattttcatatgtTTACATGATCCCAGATTTCTTTTTTCGTGCAGGTAATttcggaattttttttttgaatttttttttttagtgtaaattttagtACAACTACAACTTACACTAAAAAAACttcgaaaaatatttttcaattttttttgcgtTTTTTGCAACAAATAATTATCCTCATAAGTCTCAATCTCAAGTGACATTCACCCCCTTGTCTTAAAATGCATTGCAAACAATTTGGTACTCCTTTATATTGTCATTGGCCTAACATGTACATCATTGGGCATTTGGGCGTTGTTGGTGAATTCCTATAGACTTCTATTTAATATAttcttatttgaaaaaaataacatcaaaCTACCTtcttttgaaataaatataCCAAATTACTCTACTTTTAACTTCCTTATTTATTTTCCCCAACAGAAGTACAATGTATCTACTGTGTTTGGTTATAAAGTGAATATAATTCCTCATCACATGTATTATTATTGACCCCAACCTAAACTAAACCTAACCCATATTATTTAATGGACTTATTCAAAAAGCCATGGCCATGTGTTGTGTTAGAGTCAAGTATAAGCAAAATGGATCATTTTGTACTTATTTTCTCTTCAAGATGACGCATCAAAATAAAGTACAAAATTCAACAGCACCATATTGGGTAAGGCAAGGCAAGCACCAATCATAATATCTTAACTTCCTATGCAGTACGGTGGCATTTACAATGCACAAACTTTATAAGATAATTGTTgaccattagatcaaataagGAACATATTTTTAGCATGGTCTGTTAGTATCAAATCTAACACCTATCATTcacttttcttcatcttcttctctcttctccTTCTTTATGTTCATCATCATCTATACATAGAAAAATTCCAGAAAATGAAAAATCTAAATCTAAAATTTTTCATTCCCTTAaacaaaacccaaaaaactcgtaaacatagaaaataaaaaatgaatgaaattttgGATCTTTATGAAGCAAATTCTTGAAAATTAAACCCATGAGAAAACAcaatttataaatattgaaaTGAAAACCTCATATGGAAGAACTCAAATTGAATCCTCAGACTCATGAAATAATTCTCCTTCCACTGTCTGTGATTTTTCTTTCACAAATttcgtttttcttttttcagaaATTTAGTTTGATAATATTGaagttgtttattttaataGCAAGGAAGAACCCAGAAGTTGTTTATTGTTGACATATCTACTAGTAATCTAAGAAAGTAAGATGATCTTTAAAAACCCTTTTTGCCCTtaagtctaattttttttcgtttttggttGCTCCTTCAATTGGGGGTAAAATGGTATTATTTTGATGAAAGTTCTCTCATTCATCTAAGCCAAATTTTGCCTTAATGACTATTTCGCCCTTTGTTATTATGAATACGAATTCAATGTTTAAGGGCAACATCCTCACCAATTTGGTCATTTCCGGATATTGTTTCACATTTTCCAACCAAAATTTGAACCACAAAGTCAAGTTGTCCAATCAGAACAGATTTTTCTCCAAAAGAACACTCCTTCTCCCTCCACTTTCTCAAacgaaaaaaatttggaaagcATTCTTCATCCAAAATCTCAAAAGCTCTATTTTTCTTTCGTTCTTTGTAGACCTGTTCCGATGGAGGGGATTAAAAAGGTAAATGAAATGTTGAAATCATTCCTTCTATTTATTCTGTTGGTTTTCGATGTAGTCATGAAGAAAAATAACtaatcattttttgttttaatttatagAAATCAAAGCTTGGATCTACTACCTTGGAGGTAGGAAAAAAGGTTAAgatcttttaaaatcctttatTGTACTTgaaacttaatttttttctgGTTTTGATggatattttgattttgttggtAGCTGGTTTCTGTGTAGTATGTTTCAATGTTTGTTAAGGTTACAATTAGTTGAGTAGTTTTGTTAAGTATTTGTTATTTGTTCAATGTGTTTCATCTGTTTTTGTTAAGTAAGTATTATTTGTTAGAGAGTTAACTTTAATCTTTAACTGATCAATATTTGTGTAAATATTATCTAGAAAACTCAGGTTTCTCAGATTGATGGAGGATCTAAGGTAAATATATAGTTTGGAagcataaattattatttgtacAACTGgtctttataaaatttaaaaactggATTTTTCGTATCCTCAAAATAGTTATTATTCTACTGCAGAAAACTCAGGTTTCTCAGATTGACGGAGGATCTAAGGTAAATATATCTTTTGGAAGCATAACTTATTATTTGTACATCTGGTCTTTACCACATATGAAAACTTTATTGTGCGCATGCTCAAAATAGTAATTATTATACTGCAGAAATCTCAGGTTGCTCATATTGACGGAGTAACTAAGGTACACATGTATTGTTTATGTGGTTTTGGACTAATTtgtctgttttatatttttatgctGATATATTAAAAATACTTTATGATGTACTGCAGAAAACTGAAATTGGGGGTAATGATGGAGGAACTAAGGTAAATTTGTTCTTATGAATGCATAACATAATATCAATAGATCtggtttttattaatttatggtcaaaaacttattttatttattgaatatatcTGTTTTGAATCAGGTGGATGATGTAAATAAGGTACACATCTCTTTCTCTGctgcataaaattaaaatttgtactttattatatttatgcTTAAGATTGTTTATAATATACTGCAGAAATCTCAGGTTACTCAGAGGGAGGATGGAACTAAGGTATACATCTCTTGAGTGGAGTACATAATATTcagtcattttgtttttgtcaaatcGCTGAACTTTAGTGTATAAGAACACTTTTTAACAATTGAATATGCTTTCTAACTTGAGGAATAACgtataatttattcattttggcTGGTTTTTTCAGGAAAATAATACTGCTGAAGCTGTAGAAAGTCAAGAGGTACTGCTATTAGGCTTATTAAACCTAGAGTTTGTACTGCTATTGTATCTATTTATGCTAAAGTACGTTGATAATGAATGGCAGGCATGCAAAGTTACAGAAATGGAAGAAGGCTCTAAGGTGTGGTTATTTTCCTTTAAAATGTCATTAAATAGGCAAAATCAGAAAATATATTGTTATAATTTTACAGTATATATGTGTAGGAAACAAATTATATTGAGTATGATTATGATTCTATTAAAGATATCACTAAGAAGAAAGAAATTTGGAGACTAGGAGTGATTTTGGATGATATGTGGATTGTGTCCAAAGGAGAAAATGATGTGACCTTGGAAATGTTGCTAAGGGATTTAAAGGTACCTTATAACCTATATAATCAAGGTCCTGCATCTGAATaaatgtttattattattttgattcatATATGACAATTGCCTTTAAAATATTGCAGGGATACACAATCCAAGCTACTGTGATGACTGACGACATTGTAAAGTGGAAAGATGAACTAACACCTGGAAATACATATTATATGCGAAACTTTAAAGTCGGAGACAATGATGCACAGTATAAAATGACTCCCCACAAATTTCGCTTAACATTTGTTGGTGCAACAAGAGTTAATGCAGTTGAAATTCCTGGAATtccaaaaacacatttttattttaaggacTTTGAAGAGATATCTAATGGGAAGTTTCGCACTGATATGTTAGTTGGTAAGAGAATATATTAATACTTAATTTGTTTGAATCTGCAAATCTATAATTCTGAAACATAATGGcgaaattaatttaatatctaTAAAGGTTAATATAGGAGTTGTTAATATAAAGGTGAATCATATAATATCTATTTTCTGTTTTAGATACTATAGGAGTTGTTAACTCTATTGGGAAGACTGTTATTGCCACTACAACAAGGAAAGCTAACATTGCTTTTACCATCAAAGATCTACGGTATGATTTTTTTCAGCTGTTATCTCAATACTGAATTTTACGAACAATGATATTTGATCAGTAAAGATTTTATTATTTCAGTGATAAGGAACTTGATTGTACTTTGTGGGATACTTTATCTGAACAATTTTTCAATGGTTACAACCAACAATCCAACAATGGTCCTGTTGTCATTATTTTGCGACATGTCCGAATCAGGGAAGCTCAAGGTTTGTCATGTATAACAAAATGTTTTATGAACCCTATCACTTTGTCAATTAGCCATATTGGTGTCTTTTTTACAATTAAGATTATGTTTTTGATTTTAGGACAATATCCACTGCAACTCACAAATGTGTGGAATGGAACCAAGATTCTATTTGATCCATCAATTcctgaaattgaaaatttcCGTCGCAggttgtttataatattattacaTCCCCTTCATATATTTCTGATATTGGATGTGATATACTAATATAGTTTGCATATACAGTTTGCCCAATGACAACATCTATCCgtctcaaaacattactttttCAAATTCTACACAATTCTACACCCAAAGTTATGGTGGATCTCAATACAATTCTGATGAAACCTTCATGAATCATGCCCATGTTCTTTCATTGGGAGCTATGAAAAAACTTAAAAAGGTATCATTCCACAAGTCTGCATATTTTACATTAGGTTATTCTTTATGAAGTTTAACGAACTATGTAATCATTTTACCGGTTATCATATCTGCAGGAGACATATTGTGTCACGGTTGTTACCACTTCACACATTAGAGTTTCTAATGGAGGTTGGTTTTTCTATGGTTGTCATGATGGTGAGAACGACTGCTCTTTAAAATGCGAGGGAAGTGAACTCCCATTTGTATGTCGAAAGTCACACTTCACAACTGATCCTCTAATCAAGTATTAGTTTCTAAGTTCCTCAGgttaataataaatttgttcatattttcgttattggtttttatggtttaacTATGTCACTTTTCACTATTAGGTACAAGTTGGATGTTGAAGTATATGATGGTGATGATACAGCCAAGTTTGTTTTTTGGGACAGTACTCTTAACGAATTGGTTGGCCTCAATGCAAAGACTTTACTTGATCACGAAAAGAAGGTTACTCAATTTATCAATACTTTTAATAACTATGTTAAGTTACCATTCATCGTGTctgatcatatttttatattacttA
It contains:
- the LOC123909746 gene encoding receptor-like protein kinase FERONIA — protein: MKPLINFKTFITTLIYFSISLHSLQAYVPIDLFTLSCGTEGNSTDGQRIWTGDTSSKLLSSSSQNNPTTTQKSSTNKIPYSTARLSHTIFNYSFPVTTGPKFLRLFFYPSTYTNGFNRHDASFTVISNGFTLLKDFNASLNADVEGVDTLLKEYVINVGDDQRLDLSFIPSTGNSNNYAFINGIEVLSMPSDLYYTAPTDPGISLVGTTITPAYTIPTTVALETDYRIKVGVQPNAPDIQDTGMLRSWNTNDTDYLKTPTARDFVSGDVTRTSNITVTPDYVAPKELFKSSRDLGTNSTLNQLLNLTWVFPVDYGFYYLIRLHFCELDPDITNTGDRVFTIYLQGNVAEQQADVMKWTLNKKGVAVQRNYAISIPKSNNNGNKKVNLSLQMHPLSNNTRETVYSDPFLNGLEIFKISDYSLKNLAGPNPDPIQNPNNPNAGQNKKKSISGTTLVGVVLGAVFGVILVFIVVFFVFRSKRKTKGEMATTTKVSKSSATSKWGPLSFSTTKSSNTQNSLPSDLCRSFSLLEIRAATNNFDELFIVGVGGFGHVYKGYIDNGATPVAIKRLKPGSQQGENEFINEIDMLSKLRHLHLVSLIGYCNENNEMIIVYDYMERGTLRDHLYNTENPALSWKQRLQISIGAARGLHYLHTGAKHTIIHRDVKTTNILLDEKWKAKVSDFGLSRIGPTGITKAHVSTVVKGSVGYLDPEYYKRQRLTEKSDVYSFGVVLFEILCARPPLIRTAEKKQVSLADWGRYCYKNGTLGSIVDPSVKWSIAPECLRKFGEIAVSCLLDDGTMRPSMNDVVWMLEFALQLQESAEQREHVVIPHTLGRIDDLEGEKRGENDDVFSSGTSVAHVSDFNKSSEVSVSTMTTSSSGDNSYGYNKESVFSEIVDPKAR